One genomic window of Carassius auratus strain Wakin chromosome 14, ASM336829v1, whole genome shotgun sequence includes the following:
- the LOC113113579 gene encoding ras-related protein Rab-9B-like: MSGKSLLLKVILLGDGGVGKSSLMNRYVTDRFDTQSFHTIGVEFLNRDLEMDGRLVTLQIWDTAGQERFKSLRTPFYRGADCCLLTFAVDDLQSFQNLGCWKKEFMYYSDVRDPERFPFVVLGNKVDKEEREVGEDEARAWCEENGCCPYFETSAKDDRNVGAAFEAAVREVLASEDPIDHTLLSSSIDLHGNRKGARSSCC, encoded by the coding sequence ATGAGCGGGAAGAGCCTCTTGCTGAAGGTCATTCTTCTGGGGGACGGCGGCGTGGGCAAGAGCTCCCTCATGAACCGCTACGTGACGGACCGCTTCGACACGCAGTCCTTCCACACCATCGGCGTGGAGTTCCTCAACCGCGACCTGGAGATGGACGGGCGGCTGGTCACCCTGCAGATCTGGGACACGGCGGGCCAGGAGCGCTTCAAGAGCCTGCGCACGCCCTTCTACCGCGGCGCGGACTGCTGCCTGCTCACCTTCGCCGTGGACGACCTGCAGAGCTTCCAGAACCTGGGCTGCTGGAAGAAGGAGTTCATGTATTACTCAGACGTACGAGACCCCGAGCGCTTCCCCTTCGTGGTGCTGGGAAACAAGGTGGACAAGGAGGAGCGGGAGGTGGGCGAGGATGAGGCCCGGGCCTGGTGTGAGGAGAACGGCTGCTGTCCGTACTTCGAGACCAGTGCCAAGGATGACAGGAACGTGGGGGCCGCTTTCGAGGCTGCTGTCCGGGAGGTTCTGGCCAGCGAGGACCCCATCGACCACACCCTGCTGAGCAGCTCCATCGACCTCCACGGGAACCGAAAAGGGGCTCGCTCGTCCTGCTGTTGA